The Aptenodytes patagonicus chromosome 27, bAptPat1.pri.cur, whole genome shotgun sequence genome contains a region encoding:
- the ARF3 gene encoding ADP-ribosylation factor 3, with the protein MGNIFGNLLKSLIGKKEMRILMVGLDAAGKTTILYKLKLGEIVTTIPTIGFNVETVEYKNISFTVWDVGGQDKIRPLWRHYFQNTQGLIFVVDSNDRERVNEAREELMRMLAEDELRDAVLLVFANKQDLPNAMNAAEITDKLGLHSLRHRNWYIQATCATSGDGLYEGLDWLANQLKNKK; encoded by the exons ATGGGCAACATCTTCGGGAACCTGCTGAAGAGCCTGATCGGGAAGAAGGAGATGCGGATCCTGATGGTGGGGCTGGATGCCGCCGGGAAGACCACCATCCTCTACAAGCTGAAGCTGGGGGAGATCGTCACCACCATCCCCACCATAG GGTTCAACGTGGAGACGGTGGAGTACAAGAACATCAGCTTCACCGTGTGGGACGTGGGTGGGCAGGACAAGATCCGGCCCCTCTGGCGGCATTACTTCCAAAACACCCAGG GGCTGATCTTCGTGGTGGACAGCAACGACCGGGAGCGGGTGAACGAGGCGCGGGAGGAGCTCATGCGGATGCTGGCGGAGGACGAGCTGCGGGACGCCGTCCTCCTCGTCTTTGCCAATAAGCAG GACCTGCCCAACGCCATGAACGCGGCGGAGATCACGGACAAGCTGGGGCTGCACTCCCTGCGCCACCGTAACTGGTACATCCAGGCCACCTGTGCCACCAGCGGGGACGGGCTCTACGAGGGCCTCGACTGGCTCGCCAACCAGCTCAAGAACAAGAAGTGA
- the RND1 gene encoding LOW QUALITY PROTEIN: rho-related GTP-binding protein Rho6 (The sequence of the model RefSeq protein was modified relative to this genomic sequence to represent the inferred CDS: inserted 1 base in 1 codon; deleted 1 base in 1 codon), with protein sequence MAAGPGARGGRRAGGRREGPRSAPPPPWRERRPVPAAPARCKLVLVGDVQCGKTAMLQVLAKDCYPETYVPTVFENYTACLASEEQRVELSLWDTSGSPYYDNVRPLCYSDSDAVLLCFDISRPETLDSASKKWKTEILDYCPNTRVLLIGCKTDLRTDLSTLMELSHQKQAPISYEQGCAAARQLGAESYLECSAFTSEKSVHSIFRTVSGICLSRAPPQPPKSPXRSLSKRLLHLPSRSELISSAFKKEKAKSCSVM encoded by the exons ATGGCGGCTGGGCCTGGGGCACGCGGC ggccggcgggcgggcgggcgccgggaGGGCCcgcgctctgcgccgccgccgccatggcgggAGCGGAGGCCGGtaccggccgccccggcccgctgcaagctggtgctggtgGGCGACGTGCAGTGCGGCAAGACGGCCATGCTGCAGGTGCTGGCCAAGGACTGCTACCCTGAG ACGTACGTGCCCACCGTGTTTGAG AACTACACGGCGTGTCTGGCCAGCGAGGAGCAGCGGGTGGAGCTGAGCCTCTGGGACACCTCCG GCTCTCCCTACTACGACAACGTGCGTCCCCTCTGCTACAGCGACTCGGACGCCGTCCTGCTCTGCTTCGACATCAGCCGCCCCGAGACCCTGGACAGCGCGTCCAAGAAg tggAAGACAGAGATCCTGGACTATTGCCCCAACACGCGGGTGCTGCTCATCGGCTGCAAGACGGACCTACGGACGGACCTGAGCACCCTGATGGAGCTCTCCCACCAGAAGCAGGCACCCATCTCCTACGAgcag GGCTGTGCAGCGgccaggcagctgggagctgagAGCTACCTGGAGTGCTCGGCCTTCACCTCGGAGAAGAGCGTCCACAGCATCTTCCGGACCGTGTCCGGCATCTGCCTCAGCAgagcccccccgcagccccccaagAGTC CCCGCAGCCTCTCCAAGAGACTCCTGCACCTGCCCAGCCGCTCCGAGCTCATCTCCTCCGCcttcaagaaggaaaaagcaaaaagctgctCAGTCATGTGA
- the FKBP11 gene encoding LOW QUALITY PROTEIN: peptidyl-prolyl cis-trans isomerase FKBP11 (The sequence of the model RefSeq protein was modified relative to this genomic sequence to represent the inferred CDS: substituted 1 base at 1 genomic stop codon) — protein MPPPAALLLLALLLPPPPPARAAESETESGARGLRLETLVAPPEGCTELSAPGDTVHIHYTGSLEDGRIVDTSLSRDPLQASPGLEQSLLDMCVGXKRRAIIPPHLAYGKRGSPPTIPGDAVLRFEVELVGLSRASYWQKVVNEVLPLLCLGLVPALLGLIGYHLYRKASSPKLSKKKLKEEKRNKAKKK, from the exons atgccgccccccgccgcgctgctgctgctggcgctgctgctgccgccgccgccgcccgcccgcgccgccgagAGCGAAACCGAAAGCGGCGCCCGGGGGCTGCGGCTGGAGACGCTC GTGGCCCCCCCCGAGGGTTGCACGGAGCTGTCGGCGCCGGGGGACACGGTGCACATCCACTACACg GGCAGCCTGGAAGATGGCCGGATCGTCGACACCTCGCTGAGCCGGGACCCGCTCCAGGCATCCCCGG GCCTGGAGCAGAGTCTGCTGGACATGTGTGTGGGGTAA AAGCGGAGAGCCATCATCCCCCCTCACCTGGCCTATGGCAAGCGGGGCTCCCCTCCCACCATCCCAG gcgaCGCGGTGCTGCGGTTCGAGGTGGAGCTGGTCGGTTTGTCCCGGGCCAGTTACTGGCAGAAGGTGGTGAACGAGGTGCTGCCGCTGCtgtgcctggggctggtgccggCGTTGCTGGGGCTCATCGGGTACCACCTCTACCGCAAGGCCAGCAGCCCCAAGCTCTCCAAGAAGAAgttgaaggaggagaagaggaacaaagccaaaaagaaataa
- the DRC2 gene encoding dynein regulatory complex subunit 2 — translation MPDKRRPRAAAPAMAAEDGLLLLQSQALAEEEAAKTKEEMLTRFLKDKLAKEERSSALNLHKLSTQWRAVLRETKDKELRQDIEILSQTFARVMDCKDGVIEQSLATDLEEAEEQHAQALRSHLHNIDRLLQLQRCRLTCLEEGYGAQLEALKTEFEAERRTILEQHERESCYLRDVVLAAEQNYAKNDHEATLNFQSARDDIKNKSLQEKQYSRMQLGGKAEVLWEQFQRAVQSYAEATEHQKITFEALKQKDEKSSREIETQAKKLQKLQDSVTATKGRIAAHLRESEEQNRRAWEEKQRVLRQLQELKSEMNQAGAKAHGSLARLTAQSSAALKALAQVVEKAQRILRLAEMCRRLETEEEKVLPFYPSSLAEGEQRDARRVLEETPAEPLAWAMRDYVGLERFWQRFNKAKLEEQALERERAALSQRNRRLRELLRQYLAGISVSQEVLGEPNSLLAVERKSCVPRDLPRAGRAQGHQGVAHPDSLLGGDACPDPIHGSAGTG, via the exons ATGCCGGACAAGCGTCGCCCGCGGGCAGCAGCCCCTGCCATGGCGGCAGAGGAcgggctcctgctgctgcagagtcaAGCGCTGGCCGAGGAGGAGGCGGCGAAGACGAAGGAGGAGATGCTCACTCGGTTCCTGAAG GACAAGCTGGCCAAGGAGGAGCGCAGCAGCGCCCTGAACCTCCACAAGCTCAGCACGCAGTGGCGGGCGGTCCTGCGGGAGACCAAGGACAAGGAGCTGCGCCAGGACATTGAGATCCTCAGCCAGACCTTCGCGCGGGTGATGGACTGCAAGGACGGCGTCATCGAG CAGTCCCTGGCCACAGAcctggaggaggcggaggagcaGCACGCCCAGGCCCTGCGCAGCCACCTGCACAACATCGACCGCCTGCTGCAGCTCCAGCGCTGCCGCCTGACGTGCCTGGAGGAGGGGTACGGCGCCCAGCTGGAGGCCCTGAAGACGGAGTTTGAGGCTGAGAG GAGGACCATCCTTGAGCAGCACGAGCGAGAAAGCTGCTACCTGCGGGACGTGGTGCTGGCCGCGGAGCAGAATTATGCCAAGAATGACCACGAGGCCACGCTGAATTTCCAGAGCGCCCGGGATGACATCAAAAACAAG AGCCTGCAGGAGAAGCAGTACAGCCGCATGCAGCTGGGCGGGAAGGCGGAGGTGCTCTGGGAGCAGTTCCAGCGGGCCGTGCAGAGCTACGCAGAGGCCACCGAGCACCAGAAGATCACTTTTGAGGCGCTGAAGCAGAAGGACGAGAAGAGCTCTAGGGAGATAGAGACGCAGGCGAAGAAGCTGCAAAAGCTCCAG GACTCAGTCACAGCCACCAAGGGCCGGATCGCGGCTCACCTCCGGGAGAGCGAGGAGCAGAACCGGCGCGCGTGGGAGGAGAAGCAAAGAGTCCTCAGGCAGCTCCAGGAGCTCAAGAGCGAGATGAACCAGGCCGGGGCGAAGGCCCACGGCAGCCTGGCCAGGCTCACAGCGCAGAGCAGCGCTGCCCTGAAGGCGCTGGCGCAGGTGGTGGAGAAG GCCCAGCGCATCCTGCGGCTGGCTGAGATGTGCCGCAGGCTGGAgacggaggaggagaaggtgctgCCCTTCTACCCTTCCTCGCTGGCGGAGGGGGAGCAGCGAGACGCCCGGCGAGTCCTCGAGGAGACGCCCGCGGAGCCCCTGGCCTGG GCCATGCGGGACTACGTGGGGCTGGAGCGCTTCTGGCAGCGGTTCAACAAGGCGAAGCTGGAGGAGCAGGCGCTGGAGCGGGAGCGGGCGGCCCTGAGCCAGAGGAACCGGCGCCTGCGGGAGCTGCTCAGGCAGTACCTGGCGGGGATCTCCGTCAGCCAGGAGGTGCTCGGCGAACCCAACTCGCTCCTCGCCGTCGAGCGCAAGAGCTGCGTCCCCAGGGACTTGCCCCGTGCCGGCCGTGCACAAGGTCATCAGGGCGTCGCACACCCTGACAGCCTCTTGGGAGGGGACGCCTGCCCGGACCCCATCCACGGCTCTGCCGGCACCGGCTGA